In Flammeovirgaceae bacterium, the sequence CCTGTATGGCCAGCGTGTTCTCGTACGAGGTAAACTGAGGCCACGAAGATGGTGTGCCCGGTTTACGCGGCTGCGACTTAAACTCAAACTTGCCGTAAATCAATCCAGGTGTTTTACCGGTGTAATTAAACTTTACCAGGTCGGCTTTTAATTCGGGTTTGTTAACTCTGAAATTATACACCGTAAAATCGCAGTACACCGAATCCGCACTCAATCCGGCTGACGTCCAGTTAAATTTTCCCTCCTCGCCTACAAACAGGTTATCAGTTAGCGAAAAAACTCCTTTTGTATTACTCAGCCAAACAGAATCAGCCGGTGTGATAAAATTCAACGACACCCGGTTAAACCGAATTACCGGTCCTTCAACCACCGGCTGCGGTGCAGGGGTCATCCAGTATGGTTCAACCACTTGCGGCAGGGTGTCCACGGGTTCATCCTGCCAGTCATCCCAGTTGGTCTCTTCAACTGCTGTGGTATCTGCCGGTGGAGGAATGTATTCCATGTATTCAAACCGGTAGTCATCATCACGGGCATACAGCCGGTATGTTTTATCGTAATACAAGGCATGATGGAGGAAGAACTGCTTTGATGAAGACAGAAACTTCAGCGTCTTATCCGGCTTGTAATTTTCAACAACTTTATCAACCACATTCAAAAACTGGTTCAGCGTGGCCATATCAGCGCCTTCAACGCTAACTGCATTAACAATGCAGCCGAAATAATCAACAAAATGCGGGCGCAGTTTATACCCCTTGCGTTTCATCCGGTAAAACTGGTTTTGAATGCGAAACTGCTGATCCTGGCCAAGGTTATTCCAGGCTGTAGTAAGGCCCCCGCCAATAACCATGGCTTCGGTATTACGGGTATTTTCCAGTACAACGCGGATGCTGTCAGGGAAGCTGGTAAAGGTTACCGGCTTATTGCGGTTTTGCGCCAGCACACCCGTTACCAAAAAGAGCAGGGAATATTGAAAAAACGCTTTCACACCGGTAAAAACTCCTGAAATTCGGAAATTATCGCCTCAAGCCCAAACTACCTTTGCCCTTACCGGGCCAGCAACAAACTTGCCCAGTTATCGCGCACATCGGTTTGTACATGCTGTAACGCATAACGAAGCGCTTCCGTGAGTAAATCGGGAATATCTTTTTCATAAAAGCCGCTGAGCAGCAACCGGCCGCCCGGCTTAAGGTAAGCCACATACTGATGCAGTTCTTCTAACAGGATGTTCTTGTTGATGTTGGCAAGGATGATGTCAAAATCACCTTCGAAGGTTAGATCACTCAGCTTACCCTGGCGAATGGAAATGTTCGGACAACCATTTAAATCTGCATTTTCTTTACTGTTCAGAATGCTCCACTCGTCAATATCAATTGCCTCTACCCGGCTTGCTCCGAGTTTCGATGCCAGGATGGCCAATACACCCGTTCCGGTGCCGGCATCCATAACAACTTTGTTTGTATGATCCATTTCAAGCTGAGATTTGATCATCAGGTAGGTAGTCTGATGATGCCCTGTACCAAACGACATTTTGGGGGTGATAATGATCTCGTATGGATATGTCTTTTCCGGTTGATGAAACGAGGCCCGAATGAGGCACTTGTTTTCAACAAGAATAGGTTCATAGCTCTTTTCCCATTCTTCATTCCAGTTTTTCTTTTCAACGCGGTCCAGGTAAAAGACAACCGGTGTTATACCTGAATACTTTTCTTTAACTTCCTGAAGCTTGTCCTTCGTATATTGATTTTTTTCTACGTATGCCTCAAATCCCCTTTCGGTTTCCATAAAGGTATCAAAGCCTGCTTCGGCCACTTCGGCCATGAGTATTTCTGAAAACTCAGGTGAACAAACAACCTGCAGGCGGGTGTAGTACATGCTCCGATCAGTTGGACCCTGCTCTGATGATGTCAACAAACTCGCTGGGCTTAAGCGAGGCCCCGCCAACCAGTCCGCCATCTACATCTGTGCTGGCGAACAGTTCTTTGGCATTTGCGGCATTCACGCTTCCTCCATATAAAATAGAAATACTTTCGGCTGTTTCCTTTCCATAGCGGCCTGCAATGTGTTTGCGGATAACGGCATGCATTTCCTGGGCTTGTTGTGCGGTGGCGGTTTTGCCGGTACCAATGGCCCATACAGGCTCATAGGCGATTATAATTTTTTTTATTCCTTCAGCAGGCAGGTGAAACAATCCTTCTTCAATCTGCGATTTTACCAAATCGTTTTGTTTGTTGTCTTCGCGTACAATCAACGGTTCGCCACAACAAAAAATCGGGGTGAGGTTGTTGGCCAGGGCGGCATCAACTTTCTGTGCCAGTACCGCGCCTTCTTCGCCAAAATATTGCCTGCGCTCGCTATGCCCCAGTATAACATATTTAATGCCCATAGATTTCAACATAGGAGCAGAAACTTCGCCAGTGTAGGCACCCCATTGATGCTCGCTGCAATTTTGCGCGCCCACCGAAAACCGGGCATCATGCTTTGTCAGGTTGACAACCTCGGCCAGATACGGAAACGGAGGGCAAAAAATTACGCGGGGTAACTCCGCGCCCGGCTGTTGAAAGGCCGCTAATACCTCAGTAGCCAGTTGACCGGCCTCTTGGTAGGTTTTGTTCATCTTCCAGTTTCCGGCTACAATTTTTTGTCGCATGGTTATGGGATTGGAGTCATCAAAGATAAATAAAGTGCAGTGGAGCCTGCCTTATTTTTTTACCGGTTTATACTTCGACTCTTTAAACAACTTGTCGGCATTGCTTAACTGCATCAATTGCTGCAGCGTAGTTTCAGGGTGCGCCTTCATGTAACTGTTCACAATCTCCCAACCCACCCATTGGCCAATACGGCCCGGGCACTTGTCGCCTACCTCCAGGGTCTTTGGCCGATCACCCAGATAGCGCTGTTTAACAAGGTGGCTGGTTTCATACAACACCTGATCCTCAATGAGCCGCAGCCATATCAAATCATGATTGGCGCGGGCTCCCTTCATTTCCTCCTGCGAGTACCAGATAAAAATGCTGTCCGGAACGCAAGGCAACATGTGTTTGGCAAAATAAAACGACTTGCCATAGGCAATCATGTCGGCTAAAACGGTTTTATCAGATGGATCCGTAGCATTGTATTGAGCGCTTATCCCATTGAGCAGCATCACCGAGGGTACAATGTTTTGTGGGGTGTATTGCTGTAAAAGGTATTCGTACATGTTGGGCCGGTAGCGGGCGCCCTTACCCAGATAAAAATCCAGCCCAATTATGATCAGCGAATCGGTTACCACCATATCGGTATCCAGGCCGCTGATGGCTGTTATCACCTTAGGAACTTTTGCTTCGGGGTAATAGTAAAGCAGGTTGGTGTAGGCTTGATTTAATTCTTTTTTAAGTTCCTGTTCATCACCAAACACTCGCCTTACTTCAAGCAACAGTGTATCAAGATAGGGATTGGTAAACCTGCGGTACAGTTCATTGATAAACACCGAATCATTCGGATAATCACTTCTGTGAAAAAAATAATCGCGCAATACCGGGTAGCGGGTTAATATATTCACCAGTTCTGTTTTTGAGGTGATGGCCGGCAGTGAATCGGAAAGCGACAAAAATTGAACCGATACCTGCTTTTCAGGGGCCGGGATGAAGGCACATTTCTCTTCATCACTACCGCAACCGAATACCAGAAGCGCTGCAACCACAACCAAATACCACGATACTTTTTGCATAATTATCAAACGAGTCGCGCAAATATACATTGCAACCGCCAGCAATAGTTACTACATTCCTGAACCAAACCCCTAAACCAAAAACATGGCTACATCTCCGCTGCACCATTTTCTGGCTTGGGAAGCCTCCCAACCCGATGCCATTTTTCTACGGCAACCGTTTAACCGCCAATGGAAAACCTGGAGTTACCGGCAGGCCGGTGCAGAGATTCGGAAAATTGCGGGCGCCCTCGAAGCGCTTCCTCCAAAATCCAAAGTGGCCATCCTTTCTAAAAACTGTGCACACTGGATTATGGCCGACCTCGCCATTATGATGGCCGGACACATCTCCGTTCCTATTTACCCGACACTGAGTGCCGATGCCATCCGCCCGATACTGGAGCACAGCGAATCGGCCGCCATCGTTATCGGCAAGCTGGATGACTACAAAAATCAACAGGCCGGCATCCCGGCATCGCTTATGCGGATAAGCCTGGAGGTTTATGGACACCAGGAAGGAAAAAGCTGGGAGAAAATAATCGCAACCGGTATGCCCATAAAAAATCCGGCCACCCCGCAACCCGATGATCTGATGACTATCATCTACACCTCAGGCACTACAGGAAAACCAAAAGGAGTAATGCACACGGTCGGAAATTTCAACATCGTGCTGGGCATTGTAAAGCAAATTCTTCCGCAATTGCCTGACGGCCTGCGCATGTTTTCATACCTGCCGCTGAGCCATGTGGCCGAACGGCTGGGCATTGAACTGCTGGGCATTTATAAAGGAGCTACCATTTCATTTGCCGAGACGCTGGATACGTTTGCACAGGACCTTAAAGACACGCAACCGGCCATATTCTTTGCTGTGCCCCGGATATGGACCAAGATCCAGGAAAAAATTCTTGCCAAAATTCCGCAGAAAAAACTCGATTGGCTGCTTTCTATTCCGTTAATCAGCACGCTGCTGAAGAACAAATTGAAAAAAGAACTAGGCCTGGCCAAGGCTATTTACATCTGCTCGGGTGCGGCCCCGCTGTCCGTTCCGATCATGAACTGGTTTCAAACGCTTGGCATCACTATCTATCAGAACTACGGCATGACGGAAGATTGTGTGCTTTCGCACTTTAACCTTATCGGCCAAAACAGAGTGGGCACCGTAGGCAAACCCCTGCCGGGTGCTGAAACAAAAATTTCATCCGAAGGCGAGTTGCGCATCCGCAGCAAAGCCCTGATGAAAGGCTACTACAAAGAGCCGGGGCTTACAGCCGAAGTTTTTGATGAAGAAGGCTACCTGAAAACGGGCGACATGGCCGAGTATGATGCAGACGGTTACCTGAAAATTACCGGACGGGTAAAGGATCAATTCAAAACCGACAAAGGAAAATACATATCGCCAGCGCCCATCGAACTGATGCTTTCAAAAAACACCGATATTGAACAGGTGTGTGTTGTCGGCATGGGCGTGCCCCAGCCGATGGCACTTGTTGTACTTTCAGCTTCAGCGAAAACTAAAAGCAAGGAAGCTATAATTGCAAGCCTGAGTCAAACGATTGCCGAGGTGAATAAAAAAGTTGAAGCCTACGAAAAACTGGAAACAGCCGTGATCATGAAAACCGACTGGACAGTAGATAACGGATTGCTAACGCCCACGCTCAAGGTAAAACGAAATGAAGTAGAAAAGATTCACCTGCCTAACTATCCGAAGTGGTTCCACCAGGAAGGCCTGGTGGTGTGGGAGTGATGAAGATCATTGAGGCGCTCTGATTTTGATCAGACGTAAACTCCGGGCTCCTGGGTATTTTGAAGTCGAACAAACTACCGGAGCCATGAAGAAGAACACGCCCGTAAGCACCATCATGACAAAAAATGTTTTCACAGTTCAGTTGGACGATAAACTGGCCGATGTGCACGAACTGGTGCGCAAACAGCACATCCGCCATGTGCCGGTATTGCATGGAAAACAGTTGGTGGGCATCATCAGCAAAACCGACCTGAACAGGCTTACCTTCAGCAGTTTGTTTGCCGGTGAAGGCGATGCGGATGAAGCGGTGTTCGAAATGCTAAACATCTCGCAGGTGATGTCGCACAAGCCGCGCGTAGTGAAAGAAACCGACAGTATTAAGCGGGTTGCCGAAATTCTCTCCACCGAGGAATTTCACGCCCTGCCTGTAGTAGATAAAAAAGACGAAAGCAAACTGGTGGGCATTGTTACCACCACCGATGTGATAAAGTTTATGCTGGAAGAACTGATGTAAAAAATCGGTCTGCTTACTTCAGCCGTGCTTTAAAAAACTCTACCGTATTTTTAAAAGCATCTTCAGCAAATTCTTTATTGTGCTTCGGGTTGCTGGGGTTAGCAAAAGCGTGGTCGGCCTCATAGGCTTTTATCGTCAGGTTCTTTCCGGCTGCCTTCATATTCGCTTCGAACTTATCCATCACCGCTTCGTTAATCCACTGGTCCTGCGTAGGCCAGATGTTAAGCACATCGCAGTTCAGTGTTTTAAGCCTGTCCACATTTTCTTCCGGCATGCCATAGTACATTACACATGCTGCCGCCTGGGGCCCTGCGGTTAATGCAGCCTGCAGCGACTGCCCTCCGCCAAAGCACCAGCCTACCGTTCCGATTTTTGCATTTCTGCCGGCATAGGCCAGGGCGCCCTGCACAATGGCGTTACCCCGATCTTGCTTAAACGCTCCCATTAACTTGCCGGCTTCTTCACGTTTGTCGGTAACCTTGCCATCATACATATCAATGGCCAGTACATTTACATTACCCAATGCATTATAAAGTTGCTCCGCTTCGCGTTTGATGTGGTCGTTCAGGCCCCACCACTCCTGGAAAACAAAAATCCAGTTGTTTGTTTTTTTCTTTGCTTCCAGCAGGTAGCCGTTAGCATCGGGGCCGCTGGCGGTTTTAAACGTGACCATCTTGCCCACCTGGCTTTGGTGCGTATACGGCAGCGGATCAGCATGGGCCATATTGAATTCCTTGTTTGAAGCAAACAACGCAAATTTCTCGGTGGCCGGAGTATGGCAAATGGTGATGCCATCCTGGGCCAGGGCAGCAATGGTGCACAACAAAATAACTGCAGGTAAATAAATTTTTTTCATATCAGCAGGTTTTAATCTTTCCATTGTCCGCGAAGGATGCGATCATACGTTATAAAATCTGTATTCACCGGTTCATACCCTTTTTGCCTCATCAGCAACGCCACTTGCCCCCGATGATAGGATGAATGATTAACCAGGTGAATCATAATAGCTTCTACGTTGTTGGTGTACGGCTCTCCCTTGTAATTCAGGTAACTCAACTCCTCATTAAAGGTATCGTGTTCGGCTACAAATTGCAACCATTGTTTACAGGCCGATTCACTCATAGCGGTAATCTCTTCCAGTGAATAGGCTCCCCACAATTTTACTGCGGGCGCAGGCCAATGCTTTACCCGGTGCAGCCACAGCAGTTGTGCAGCCACCACATGACCCATGATTTCAAGAATTTTTGAATCCGATACCTGCTGCACTTTGAGTGCCTTCAGCACACGGCTGTTCGCCCATTCGTTGTATTGATACAGTTTTAAAAAATAGGGTTTCATCAACAGGTGCTTCAAAAGTAACAAGAGAAACTGAAAAAAAGAGGTCCTCTGCAATTCATGTGTCCTGTAAAGATGTTACTTTACCTGCCGAAACAATGAGTCTTTCAGATCTTTATAAAGAAATAACAACACAACTGGAAGCGCGTGGAATTCCGTATATGGTTTCGGGCAGCATTGCCCTGCTGGCGTACAGCACTGCCCGAGTAACCCGCGATATTGATGTAGTGATTGAACTGGATGCCGCTTCCCTCGATTTGTTTTGTGAAATATTCAAGGATAATTTTTTTATCCATCGGCCATCAATAGAAGAAGAAGTACAAAGGCGTGGAATGTTTAACGTTATTGATAACCGTTCCGGGTTTAAAATTGACTTCGTTCTTAAGAAGAACTCTCCGTACCGGAAGACAGAATTTGAAAGAAGGGTCAGAAAAAAGCTTTTCGGACATGAGGCCTGGATCGTTTCTGCGGAAGACCTGATTCTTTCTAAACTTATTTGGATTCAGGATATTCAGAGTGACCGCCACCTGGAAGATCTGCGAAATCTGCTGGAGAATCCGGTTGACCATAAGTATCTCCGGTACTGGTTAATGGAATTGCAACTTAATACCTTTGGGGTATTATGACCGACACACCCGATCATATCCGAAAAAAACAAAAGGAACGCTGGCTTTCATTTTCTGATGCCGAGCGGTTCAGATTGGGTTTTGAAATGATTGATGAAGTAAACGAACAAATCAAATCAAGAATAAGGGAGCAAAATCCTGATTTTACTGATCGTGAAGTTACCGCAGAGTTTGTGAGACAACTGTATAAAGAAGAATTGCCTGCCGCTTACCTGGCTGAGGTGCTAACGTGGATTCGCGCCCAGTCAGTCAGCCACACTTAAAGCAGAAATTTTTCCTTATCCAATATCCACCCGGTTATGCTTAGCCGCTCACGGGTAGCCGGCAGCACTTCGTGTTCAATACGGTCGCTGCGAAAACAAACAAGCCGGCCGGCAACAGGCAACACATCGCGGGTGCGGCCGGGCAGGTACATCCGCAATTCGCCTCCATGCTCAGGCTTCCAATCGGTATTTAAGTAGCAGATAACCGAAAGTTTCCTGTGATCGTCCTGCTTAAACTGGTCGAGGTGGCGTTTGTAAAACGTACCGGCCGGGTAAAAAGTAAAATGAACTTCGTAATCTTTAAGACTCAGAAAAAGATTCCGGTTAAGGTACCGGATTAGTTCATCCAGTCGCTGCAGGTAAACTTTTGCGGCTTCCTGCGCAGTGGTTTTATCAATCCATTGGATGTAATCGCCCCGGATTTCCTCCTTTACCTGTACCTGTTTGCTGATGCCGGCTTTTTTAAATGTTTCTCTCGATTGAAACTCAGGCAGACCTAGAATAGCATCCACTTCATTTTGGCTTAAAAATTGGTCGGCAATGGCAAATTCCTGTTCGGCCAAACCGGTTGCAATACTGTCGAAGAGGAGATTCATGTAACAAAGTTAGCACGAGATTGTCTATACTTACGCCAATGGCAATGAAGCGTAAAATCACCAACACCCCCCTTGTTCCCCCCTCGAGGGGGTATAGGGAAGTGTATCTATTACTATTATTATTCTTTCTTTTTCTTGCCTCCTGCAGCCCAAAGGAAAAAGTAGAGTTGCGCAGAATAAAAGATGTTGTTGTTGAAGTTAACACCGAGCCGCTGCTCCGGGCCAATGCGGTACTGTACAATCCCAACAAAATCAGCATGACGTTACGCAAAATTGATATGGAGGTTTTTGTAGATGGTAAGAAGGCGGCATTGATTGATCAGAAACTGAAAACAAAGGTTCCGGCAAAAGCTGAGTTTACCGTACCGCTTGAGGTAAAACTTAATCTGAAAGAATTAGGCTTTTTCGATACCGTATTGGCTGTGCTGGGCGGGAAGAAGATGAAAATCCGGTATAAAGGCTCTATCCGGTTTACCTACAAAAGTGTGCCGGTAACTATTCCAGTTGATTACCAGGATGAAATCCGGGTGCGTATCTGAACGCAAATCCGTACCTTCATCACTTCGAGTTGCATGAAAGATTTACCTTCAGACCATTCGAAACAGGTTGAATTGCTTCTTCAGAAAATTGAAGAACTTACTCAGAGTCAGCGCCACCTGCTCACCATCGCTTCACACGATGTAAAGTCGCCATTTAACCGCATGCATGCTTTGTTGCAACTGCTGCAAATGAATGTAACAAACTTAACCGATGAGCAGAGGAACTACCTCGAAAAAATGCACATCGTTATTGCCGATGGCATGGCCATGATCCGCAACCTGATTGATTACCGCAACCTGGAATATCAGGGCCTTAAACTGATGCCGGCCCCTTTTAGCCTTCGCGAATTTATCCATACCTCGCTAAAGGCAATTGATGGTGTGGCACGCAAGAAGCAACTTACACTTATAGCGAGCACGGTTGACGATTGCGAATTGCACACCGACCGTCACTGCCTGCAGCGTGCGTTTGATAATTTACTCTCCAATGCAATTAAATTTTCCTTTCCGGGAAAGTCGGTACATGTTCAGGCTGCTGTTTCCGGTAACCATGCCTTGATTGAAGTAGCTGATGAGGCGCGTGGATTTCTGCCCAATGAACGTGCTTCGCTGTTTAAAAAATTCAGCCGGTTTTCCAACCGCCCGACCGGAGGGGAAAGCAGTACAGGCCTTGGCCTGTACATTACGCAAGCCATGATGCAAAAAATAAGAGGAGGTGTGGAGTGTCAGACAACCGAAGGTATAGGCTCCGTGTTCCGGTTAACGTTTCCGACACGATTGCCGTCCTGAGCCACACGTAGGACCAATTATCCGAGTCAACAAATTAAATGATGCTTCGCTGAACTCAGCATAACAAAAAAAGATTGTCGTCCTGAGCCACGCGAAGGACCTCCTTATCTGGGTCACATAACAAGAGATGCTTCGCTAATCGCTCAGCATAACAAATAAACAGATTGTCTTCCATAGCCACACCCAAGCGGGGCGAAG encodes:
- the prmA gene encoding 50S ribosomal protein L11 methyltransferase, producing MYYTRLQVVCSPEFSEILMAEVAEAGFDTFMETERGFEAYVEKNQYTKDKLQEVKEKYSGITPVVFYLDRVEKKNWNEEWEKSYEPILVENKCLIRASFHQPEKTYPYEIIITPKMSFGTGHHQTTYLMIKSQLEMDHTNKVVMDAGTGTGVLAILASKLGASRVEAIDIDEWSILNSKENADLNGCPNISIRQGKLSDLTFEGDFDIILANINKNILLEELHQYVAYLKPGGRLLLSGFYEKDIPDLLTEALRYALQHVQTDVRDNWASLLLAR
- a CDS encoding triose-phosphate isomerase, which codes for MRQKIVAGNWKMNKTYQEAGQLATEVLAAFQQPGAELPRVIFCPPFPYLAEVVNLTKHDARFSVGAQNCSEHQWGAYTGEVSAPMLKSMGIKYVILGHSERRQYFGEEGAVLAQKVDAALANNLTPIFCCGEPLIVREDNKQNDLVKSQIEEGLFHLPAEGIKKIIIAYEPVWAIGTGKTATAQQAQEMHAVIRKHIAGRYGKETAESISILYGGSVNAANAKELFASTDVDGGLVGGASLKPSEFVDIIRAGSN
- a CDS encoding gliding motility lipoprotein GldB; translation: MQKVSWYLVVVAALLVFGCGSDEEKCAFIPAPEKQVSVQFLSLSDSLPAITSKTELVNILTRYPVLRDYFFHRSDYPNDSVFINELYRRFTNPYLDTLLLEVRRVFGDEQELKKELNQAYTNLLYYYPEAKVPKVITAISGLDTDMVVTDSLIIIGLDFYLGKGARYRPNMYEYLLQQYTPQNIVPSVMLLNGISAQYNATDPSDKTVLADMIAYGKSFYFAKHMLPCVPDSIFIWYSQEEMKGARANHDLIWLRLIEDQVLYETSHLVKQRYLGDRPKTLEVGDKCPGRIGQWVGWEIVNSYMKAHPETTLQQLMQLSNADKLFKESKYKPVKK
- a CDS encoding AMP-binding protein is translated as MATSPLHHFLAWEASQPDAIFLRQPFNRQWKTWSYRQAGAEIRKIAGALEALPPKSKVAILSKNCAHWIMADLAIMMAGHISVPIYPTLSADAIRPILEHSESAAIVIGKLDDYKNQQAGIPASLMRISLEVYGHQEGKSWEKIIATGMPIKNPATPQPDDLMTIIYTSGTTGKPKGVMHTVGNFNIVLGIVKQILPQLPDGLRMFSYLPLSHVAERLGIELLGIYKGATISFAETLDTFAQDLKDTQPAIFFAVPRIWTKIQEKILAKIPQKKLDWLLSIPLISTLLKNKLKKELGLAKAIYICSGAAPLSVPIMNWFQTLGITIYQNYGMTEDCVLSHFNLIGQNRVGTVGKPLPGAETKISSEGELRIRSKALMKGYYKEPGLTAEVFDEEGYLKTGDMAEYDADGYLKITGRVKDQFKTDKGKYISPAPIELMLSKNTDIEQVCVVGMGVPQPMALVVLSASAKTKSKEAIIASLSQTIAEVNKKVEAYEKLETAVIMKTDWTVDNGLLTPTLKVKRNEVEKIHLPNYPKWFHQEGLVVWE
- a CDS encoding CBS domain-containing protein, giving the protein MKKNTPVSTIMTKNVFTVQLDDKLADVHELVRKQHIRHVPVLHGKQLVGIISKTDLNRLTFSSLFAGEGDADEAVFEMLNISQVMSHKPRVVKETDSIKRVAEILSTEEFHALPVVDKKDESKLVGIVTTTDVIKFMLEELM
- a CDS encoding dienelactone hydrolase family protein, whose amino-acid sequence is MKKIYLPAVILLCTIAALAQDGITICHTPATEKFALFASNKEFNMAHADPLPYTHQSQVGKMVTFKTASGPDANGYLLEAKKKTNNWIFVFQEWWGLNDHIKREAEQLYNALGNVNVLAIDMYDGKVTDKREEAGKLMGAFKQDRGNAIVQGALAYAGRNAKIGTVGWCFGGGQSLQAALTAGPQAAACVMYYGMPEENVDRLKTLNCDVLNIWPTQDQWINEAVMDKFEANMKAAGKNLTIKAYEADHAFANPSNPKHNKEFAEDAFKNTVEFFKARLK
- a CDS encoding nucleotidyl transferase AbiEii/AbiGii toxin family protein, with the protein product MSLSDLYKEITTQLEARGIPYMVSGSIALLAYSTARVTRDIDVVIELDAASLDLFCEIFKDNFFIHRPSIEEEVQRRGMFNVIDNRSGFKIDFVLKKNSPYRKTEFERRVRKKLFGHEAWIVSAEDLILSKLIWIQDIQSDRHLEDLRNLLENPVDHKYLRYWLMELQLNTFGVL
- a CDS encoding 2OG-Fe(II) oxygenase, whose amino-acid sequence is MNLLFDSIATGLAEQEFAIADQFLSQNEVDAILGLPEFQSRETFKKAGISKQVQVKEEIRGDYIQWIDKTTAQEAAKVYLQRLDELIRYLNRNLFLSLKDYEVHFTFYPAGTFYKRHLDQFKQDDHRKLSVICYLNTDWKPEHGGELRMYLPGRTRDVLPVAGRLVCFRSDRIEHEVLPATRERLSITGWILDKEKFLL
- a CDS encoding LEA type 2 family protein, giving the protein MKRKITNTPLVPPSRGYREVYLLLLLFFLFLASCSPKEKVELRRIKDVVVEVNTEPLLRANAVLYNPNKISMTLRKIDMEVFVDGKKAALIDQKLKTKVPAKAEFTVPLEVKLNLKELGFFDTVLAVLGGKKMKIRYKGSIRFTYKSVPVTIPVDYQDEIRVRI
- a CDS encoding HAMP domain-containing histidine kinase, whose product is MKDLPSDHSKQVELLLQKIEELTQSQRHLLTIASHDVKSPFNRMHALLQLLQMNVTNLTDEQRNYLEKMHIVIADGMAMIRNLIDYRNLEYQGLKLMPAPFSLREFIHTSLKAIDGVARKKQLTLIASTVDDCELHTDRHCLQRAFDNLLSNAIKFSFPGKSVHVQAAVSGNHALIEVADEARGFLPNERASLFKKFSRFSNRPTGGESSTGLGLYITQAMMQKIRGGVECQTTEGIGSVFRLTFPTRLPS